A single window of Rhipicephalus microplus isolate Deutch F79 chromosome 5, USDA_Rmic, whole genome shotgun sequence DNA harbors:
- the LOC119173621 gene encoding uncharacterized protein LOC119173621 gives MGRLKVSKNVVLATSGASVAAAATNTGAFRVAVKLAPFWAEAPDVWFAQVEAQFSTARITQDRTCYDYVVAHLDSRYAAEVRDILANSPADDRYLHLKRELIRRLSPSQDEKVRNLLQHEELGDRKPSQLLRYMRDLLGSTPVDDCLLHIIWLQRLPPHAQAILQAQPNLPLDQLSRIADQVVEISLPASPLTVNAFDTRQSRSELARCVDEITSQLD, from the exons ATGGGACGACTGAAAGTCAGTAAGAACG TGGTCCTTGCCACCTCGGGCGCCTCCGTTGCTGCGGCTGCCACCAACACGGGTGCTTTTCGCGTCGCCGTCAAACTTGCGCCATTTTGGGCAGAGGCGCCTGACGTGTGGTTTGCTCAAGTCGAGGCGCAGTTTTCCACGGCACGCATCACCCAGGACCGGACGTGCTATGACTACGTCGTCGCCCATCTAGACTCTCGCTATGCGGCTGAAGTTCGCGATATACTTGCGAATTCCCCGGCTGATGACCGTTACCTACACCTGAAGAGGGAACTGATCCGCCGGCTCTCACCTTCACAAGACGAGAAGGTGCGTAACCTACTCCAGCACGAAGAACTCGGTGACCGCAagccatcacagctcctgcgttACATGCGTGACCTCTTGGGCAGCACCCCGGTCGACGACTGCCTCCTCCATATCATCTGGCTTCAGCGTCTACCCCCACATGCGCAGGCCATCCTCCAGGCGCAGCCGAATCTGCCGCTGGACCAGCTCTCTCGCATCGCTGATCAAGTCGTCGAGATTTCGTTGCCAGCATCGCCTCTCACCGTCAACGCCTTTGACACCAGACAGTCCAGAAGTGAGCTCGCGCGCTGTGTCGACGAAATCACCAGTCAGCTGGACTGA